One Danio rerio strain Tuebingen ecotype United States chromosome 22, GRCz12tu, whole genome shotgun sequence genomic window carries:
- the amigo3 gene encoding amphoterin-induced protein 3 isoform X1, whose translation MLCAQGVAAPLMLSSFLLQLVRANIPSGCLIASDILSCTNLGLDQVPLELPITVATLDLNHNRLEHLEEGCFAGLPKLDTIRLAHNQLSKLTPGTFRNTSKIHHLDLSSNQLNIIEQHYFQDLVAIEELLLYNNRIVRVESKALSGLSNLRKAYLSHNRLTDFPFFSIHEHPNLNTLDLSSNRMPNLPIEEIGALEESVQQALFLHNNTLICECSMYSMFRHWEQRGFASVREFWEEHTCLLYGEQRASVRFLQHVRFFENCTVKRLAQTDSKTAEAGKSVMLNCMTSLSGRNVTYWWVSPHKEYIVPPGNNNTLRMYANGSLEILQPRIEDSGLYLCMAQNPQESHNQTFEVNLTVTIYHQEVEPFNTGFTTLLGCVVSLVLVLMYLYLTPCRCWCRKQPLPATPSPANECSAQSSILTPTPPATTEGPGRKVSNNKHVVFLEPIKEAQNGRPRAALALEHPKLAVTRSDADSVTSVFSDTTIVP comes from the coding sequence ATGCTGTGTGCTCAGGGTGTGGCCGCACCCCTAATGCTGAGCTCCTTCCTGCTGCAGCTAGTCAGAGCCAATATCCCTTCTGGCTGTCTGATTGCATCCGATATCCTGAGCTGCACCAACCTTGGCCTGGACCAAGTCCCGCTAGAGTTGCCTATAACAGTGGCAACATTAGACTTAAACCACAACCGCCTTGAACATCTCGAGGAGGGTTGCTTCGCTGGCCTGCCCAAACTCGACACCATACGGTTAGCCCACAATCAGCTGAGCAAACTAACTCCTGGAACCTTTCGGAATACAAGTAAAATACACCATCTGGACCTTTCATCCAATCAGCTCAACATTATAGAACAGCACTACTTTCAAGACCTAGTAGCAATTGAGGAGTTACTCCTTTACAACAACCGCATAGTAAGGGTAGAGAGCAAAGCCCTGAGCGGTTTAAGTAACCTACGCAAGGCCTACTTGAGCCATAACAGACTGACAGATTTCCCCTTCTTTTCCATCCACGAGCATCCAAATCTCAATACACTGGATCTAAGCTCGAACCGTATGCCTAACCTTCCTATTGAGGAAATCGGAGCTCTGGAGGAATCAGTGCAGCAGGCGTTGTTCCTGCACAACAACACCCTTATTTGTGAGTGCTCTATGTACAGCATGTTTAGACACTGGGAGCAGAGAGGCTTTGCCTCGGTGAGAGAGTTTTGGGAGGAGCATACCTGCTTGCTTTATGGTGAACAGCGAGCTTCGGTTCGATTTCTCCAACATGTACGATTCTTTGAGAATTGCACTGTCAAGCGTTTAGCGCAGACAGATAGCAAGACAGCAGAAGCTGGGAAATCAGTGATGCTGAATTGTATGACGTCATTAAGCGGAAGGAATGTCACCTACTGGTGGGTATCCCCACATAAGGAATACATTGTTCCCCCGGGTAACAACAACACATTACGAATGTATGCAAACGGTAGCTTGGAAATCTTGCAACCACGAATCGAGGACTCTGGGTTGTACTTGTGCATGGCTCAGAACCCTCAAGAGTCGCACAACCAGACTTTTGAAGTGAATCTAACTGTGACGATATACCATCAGGAGGTGGAACCCTTCAACACTGGCTTCACCACACTGCTGGGCTGTGTCGTGAGCCTGGTTTTGGTGTTGATGTACCTCTACTTGACTCCCTGTCGCTGCTGGTGCCGCAAGCAGCCTCTACCAGCGACTCCAAGCCCTGCAAATGAATGCAGTGCCCAATCGTCAATCCTGACGCCCACACCACCTGCCACCACGGAGGGCCCCGGCCGCAAGGTCAGTAACAACAAGCATGTGGTCTTTCTGGAACCCATCAAGGAAGCACAGAATGGGAGGCCGCGGGCAGCACTGGCCCTTGAGCATCCCAAGCTGGCAGTAACACGGAGCGATGCTGACTCTGTCACTTCTGTCTTCTCAGACACCACTATTGTGCCATAG
- the amigo3 gene encoding amphoterin-induced protein 3 isoform X2, which produces MLCAQGVAAPLMLSSFLLQLVRANIPSGCLIASDILSCTNLGLDQVPLELPITVATLDLNHNRLEHLEEGCFAGLPKLDTIRLAHNQLSKLTPGTFRNTSKIHHLDLSSNQLNIIEQHYFQDLVAIEELLLYNNRIVRVESKALSGLSNLRKAYLSHNRLTDFPFFSIHEHPNLNTLDLSSNRMPNLPIEEIGALEESVQQALFLHNNTLICECSMYSMFRHWEQRGFASVREFWEEHTCLLYGEQRASVRFLQHVRFFENCTVKRLAQTDSKTAEAGKSVMLNCMTSLSGRNVTYWWVSPHKEYIVPPGNNNTLRMYANGSLEILQPRIEDSGLYLCMAQNPQESHNQTFEVNLTVTIYHQEVEPFNTGFTTLLGCVVSLVLVLMYLYLTPCRCWCRKQPLPATPSPANECSAQSSILTPTPPATTEGPGRKMCQSTAASPHQPLAPDIWTTRASPQ; this is translated from the coding sequence ATGCTGTGTGCTCAGGGTGTGGCCGCACCCCTAATGCTGAGCTCCTTCCTGCTGCAGCTAGTCAGAGCCAATATCCCTTCTGGCTGTCTGATTGCATCCGATATCCTGAGCTGCACCAACCTTGGCCTGGACCAAGTCCCGCTAGAGTTGCCTATAACAGTGGCAACATTAGACTTAAACCACAACCGCCTTGAACATCTCGAGGAGGGTTGCTTCGCTGGCCTGCCCAAACTCGACACCATACGGTTAGCCCACAATCAGCTGAGCAAACTAACTCCTGGAACCTTTCGGAATACAAGTAAAATACACCATCTGGACCTTTCATCCAATCAGCTCAACATTATAGAACAGCACTACTTTCAAGACCTAGTAGCAATTGAGGAGTTACTCCTTTACAACAACCGCATAGTAAGGGTAGAGAGCAAAGCCCTGAGCGGTTTAAGTAACCTACGCAAGGCCTACTTGAGCCATAACAGACTGACAGATTTCCCCTTCTTTTCCATCCACGAGCATCCAAATCTCAATACACTGGATCTAAGCTCGAACCGTATGCCTAACCTTCCTATTGAGGAAATCGGAGCTCTGGAGGAATCAGTGCAGCAGGCGTTGTTCCTGCACAACAACACCCTTATTTGTGAGTGCTCTATGTACAGCATGTTTAGACACTGGGAGCAGAGAGGCTTTGCCTCGGTGAGAGAGTTTTGGGAGGAGCATACCTGCTTGCTTTATGGTGAACAGCGAGCTTCGGTTCGATTTCTCCAACATGTACGATTCTTTGAGAATTGCACTGTCAAGCGTTTAGCGCAGACAGATAGCAAGACAGCAGAAGCTGGGAAATCAGTGATGCTGAATTGTATGACGTCATTAAGCGGAAGGAATGTCACCTACTGGTGGGTATCCCCACATAAGGAATACATTGTTCCCCCGGGTAACAACAACACATTACGAATGTATGCAAACGGTAGCTTGGAAATCTTGCAACCACGAATCGAGGACTCTGGGTTGTACTTGTGCATGGCTCAGAACCCTCAAGAGTCGCACAACCAGACTTTTGAAGTGAATCTAACTGTGACGATATACCATCAGGAGGTGGAACCCTTCAACACTGGCTTCACCACACTGCTGGGCTGTGTCGTGAGCCTGGTTTTGGTGTTGATGTACCTCTACTTGACTCCCTGTCGCTGCTGGTGCCGCAAGCAGCCTCTACCAGCGACTCCAAGCCCTGCAAATGAATGCAGTGCCCAATCGTCAATCCTGACGCCCACACCACCTGCCACCACGGAGGGCCCCGGCCGCAAG